In one Bradyrhizobium cosmicum genomic region, the following are encoded:
- a CDS encoding LacI family DNA-binding transcriptional regulator → MSLVLNKTETPSVPPETRTRILKVAQELGYQPNHPARMLRSARTMTFACVIPDITNPFYPGLVRGLQTVAAPAGYDVLIFDTDGRPDGEARAIDWLLQGRADGVVATFFHLRVPQLAVLARKGIPLVRLESQHKPDGPLAIDSVYIDNAEAAAEMTRFLIARGHRRIAMIQAEFGPSQRRAQGYSAVMREAGLSPDFITDSAYSEESGARAMRRLLERKGYRPTAVFGASDVLALGAMEAARSAGLSIPNDIAIAGFDDIPVAKLLGLTTVRQPEFDLGALAAETLVKRLQPGGLEAPGRSHELKFEIMKRSSV, encoded by the coding sequence GTGTCGCTCGTCCTTAACAAGACGGAGACGCCGTCCGTCCCGCCCGAGACACGCACGCGCATCCTCAAGGTCGCGCAGGAGCTCGGCTACCAGCCGAACCATCCGGCGCGCATGCTGCGCAGCGCGCGGACCATGACCTTTGCGTGCGTCATCCCCGACATCACCAACCCGTTCTATCCGGGCCTTGTACGCGGGCTGCAGACGGTCGCGGCGCCAGCCGGCTATGACGTCCTGATCTTCGATACCGATGGCCGGCCGGACGGCGAAGCACGCGCGATCGACTGGCTGTTGCAAGGACGCGCCGACGGCGTCGTCGCGACGTTCTTTCATCTGCGCGTGCCGCAGCTCGCCGTGCTCGCACGCAAGGGCATTCCGCTGGTGCGGCTGGAAAGCCAGCACAAGCCGGACGGGCCGCTCGCGATCGACAGCGTCTATATCGACAACGCGGAAGCCGCCGCCGAGATGACTCGGTTTTTGATCGCGCGCGGGCATCGGCGCATCGCCATGATCCAGGCCGAATTCGGTCCGAGTCAGCGGCGCGCACAGGGTTACAGCGCGGTGATGCGGGAGGCTGGGCTATCGCCCGATTTCATCACCGACAGCGCATACTCTGAAGAATCAGGTGCGCGTGCGATGAGACGTCTGCTCGAACGAAAGGGCTATCGCCCGACTGCCGTGTTCGGTGCGAGCGACGTGCTGGCGCTTGGCGCGATGGAGGCGGCACGTAGCGCCGGTCTGTCAATTCCGAATGACATCGCAATCGCCGGCTTCGATGACATCCCGGTCGCAAAACTGCTCGGGCTCACCACGGTACGGCAGCCGGAGTTTGATCTCGGCGCGCTCGCCGCGGAGACGTTGGTCAAGCGGTTGCAGCCGGGCGGGCTCGAGGCGCCGGGCAGGAGCCATGAGCTGAAATTCGAGATCATGAAGCGCTCATCGGTCTGA